From one Longimicrobium sp. genomic stretch:
- the aroA gene encoding 3-phosphoshikimate 1-carboxyvinyltransferase — MKLHVSGDVTVPGDKSMTHRALMFSAVADGESRLRGLLPGADCRSTASVLRALGADAADPPADGSEIRVVGRGIGAWREPGDWLDCGNSGTTARLMMGLLASRPFTATLTGDESLRSRPMRRITAPLERMGARFQELGASGTLPIEVGGGELRPLHYASPKASAQIKSAVLLAGLGAGVPVSVTEPVLSRDHTERMLRALGEFVQTSVADGAVHVSLTPSGRALPPLDLSVPGDPSSAAFLVALALLADEGELRIRDVCVNPTRTGFFELVARMGARVTRENQREEGGELVADLVVRPARLRGIEVGGHEVPAAIDEIPMLGVLAARAEGETRITGAGELRVKETDRIAAVAGNLRALGVNAEELEDGLIVRGTDRPLSGAVKSFDDHRIAMAFGVLAASPENAIEIDDRAVVDVSFPGFWELLDRVTRQSD, encoded by the coding sequence ATGAAGCTGCACGTGTCCGGCGACGTCACCGTTCCGGGCGACAAGTCCATGACGCACCGCGCGCTGATGTTCAGCGCCGTGGCGGACGGCGAAAGCCGCCTGCGCGGCCTGCTGCCGGGCGCCGACTGCCGGAGCACCGCGTCCGTGCTGCGCGCGCTCGGTGCGGACGCGGCCGACCCGCCTGCGGACGGCTCGGAGATCCGCGTCGTCGGCCGGGGGATCGGCGCGTGGAGGGAGCCGGGCGACTGGCTGGACTGCGGCAACAGCGGGACGACGGCGCGGCTGATGATGGGCCTTCTCGCCTCGCGCCCGTTCACCGCGACGCTCACGGGCGACGAGTCGCTGCGCAGCCGCCCGATGCGCCGCATCACCGCCCCGCTGGAGCGGATGGGCGCGCGGTTCCAGGAGCTGGGCGCATCCGGCACCCTGCCGATCGAAGTCGGCGGGGGGGAGCTTCGCCCTCTGCACTACGCGTCGCCCAAGGCCAGCGCGCAGATCAAGAGCGCGGTGCTGCTGGCCGGCCTGGGCGCGGGCGTGCCCGTCTCCGTCACCGAGCCCGTCCTGTCACGCGACCACACCGAGCGCATGCTGCGGGCGCTAGGCGAGTTCGTGCAGACCAGCGTGGCGGACGGCGCGGTGCACGTCAGCCTCACCCCCAGCGGCCGCGCGCTGCCGCCGCTGGACCTGTCCGTGCCCGGAGACCCATCGTCCGCCGCGTTCCTGGTGGCGCTCGCGCTCCTGGCGGACGAGGGCGAGCTGCGCATCCGGGACGTGTGCGTGAACCCCACGCGGACGGGGTTCTTCGAGCTCGTCGCGCGCATGGGCGCCCGCGTCACGCGCGAGAACCAGCGCGAGGAGGGCGGCGAGCTGGTCGCGGACCTGGTCGTTCGCCCGGCGCGGCTGCGGGGGATCGAGGTGGGGGGCCACGAGGTGCCGGCCGCCATCGACGAGATCCCCATGCTCGGGGTGCTGGCGGCGCGCGCGGAGGGGGAGACGCGGATCACGGGCGCCGGCGAGCTGCGCGTAAAGGAGACGGACCGCATCGCCGCGGTGGCCGGCAACCTGCGCGCGCTCGGGGTGAATGCCGAGGAGCTGGAGGACGGGCTGATCGTCCGCGGAACGGACCGGCCGCTCTCGGGTGCGGTGAAATCGTTCGACGACCACCGGATCGCGATGGCGTTCGGCGTGCTGGCCGCGAGCCCGGAGAACGCGATCGAGATCGACGACCGCGCGGTCGTGGACGTGAGCTTCCCGGGATTCTGGGAGCTGCTGGATCGGGTGACGCGGCAGTCGGACTGA